The Streptomyces sp. NBC_00162 sequence GCCAGCGCGGCGATGACGGAGCCGACGACCATGACGCCGAGCACGGCCACCAGGGTCGGCTTCTTGCCGTGCTGGTCGCCGAAGCGGCCCAGCAGCGGGGTGAAGACGGCCGCCGACAGCAGGGTGGCGGTGGTCACCCAGCTCACGTTGGCGGTGGAGGTGCCGAGGTCGTTGCGGATGAGGCCGAGGATCGGGACCGGCAGGGTCTGCATCATCGACACGACCATGGCGGCGAGGCTCAGGGCGAAGACGATGACCGTCTCGTTCCGTCGCCCGGTGGCCGTCGCGGCGGCGGGGGAGGGGGTGCTCATGGCTGGCAGGACCTTCTTCGGGCTTCAGAGCTTCAGGACGCAGATGTTTGACGTCATCAAGTAACTCCGTCGACGGTAGACGTGGATAGTTAAGGTGGTCAAGTAAACAATTGATAATGTCAACCATTCTGGGTAGGCTCGAGGCATGTCTGGTAAGAGCGGCACCGCCCCGCACGCAGCCCCCGCCAAGCTCCAGCTGCTGGAGCTGCTCGCCGCCATCGGCACGGCCCAGTGGCGCGACTTCGCGGCGGCCGCCGCTCATTACGGCCTCACCTCCACCCAGGCCAGGGTCCTCGCGCAGCTCGACGGCCCCGTGCCGATGCGCGGGCTCGCCAAGCTGCTGGTCTGCGACGCGTCGAACGTGACCGGCATCGTCGACCGCCTGGAGGCCCGCGAGCTGGTGCGCCGCGAACCGGCCCCCACCGACCGCCGCGTCAAGAACGTGGTGGCCACGGACGCGGGCCGCGAGGTCATCCGCCGCGTGCGGGAGGAGATGCAGGCGACCCACGGCGCGCTCGACACCCTCGACGAAGCCGAGAGCGCGACGCTCTACGCCCTGCTGGAGCGCCTGCGCCCCACGATGGAGAAGGACGCCTGAAGTAGCCTCGACCCCTATGAGCACCCTGCAGACGATCAACAACGTGTCCGTGCTGATGTGCGAGGCCGAGGGCGAGGTCATCGCCGGTGAACGCGAGGCCCTCGACTGCATAGGCGACGCGGGCTACCAGGGTGCCGAGTGGGTCGTCATCCCCGCCGAGCGGTTCGACGACGCGTTCTTCCGGCTGAGCACCCGCGTCGCCGGCGAGATCATCCAGAAGTTCGTCCAGTACCGGGTGGGGATCATCGTCCTCGGAGACATCTCCCGCCACACCGAGGCCAGTTCGGCGTTGCGCGACTTCGTCCGCGAGTGCAACCGCGGGACCCAGACGTGGTTCCTCGCCGATGACGCGGAGCTGCGCGGGCGGCTGGCCGGGGCGGAAGCGTGAGGAGCGGCGCCCAGGTCAGGATCCTGCGGGCGGCCGGTCGCGCCGCCGCCGTCTGGAAGAACGGCGGGGGAGTCACCCGGGAGATCGCGGTATTCCCCGAAGGTGCCGGGATGGACGACTTCGTCTGGCGGGCCAGCCTCGCCGAGGTCGCCGCCGACGGGCCCTTCTCGGCCTTTCCCGGGATCGACCGTACGATCACCCTGGCCGAAGGCGCCGGCATGGACCTCACGGTCGGGGGTGTACGCCGCCTCGTGGACGAGCGGTTCGCGCCGCAGGACTTCCCCGGGGACGAGCCGACCGGCTGCCGGCTCCTCTCGGGTCCCGTCGTGAACTTCAACGTGATGTACCGCCGGGGCGCCGCGGAGGTGGCGACCGCCGTCGTGCGGGGCCGGCTCTCGCGCGCCGTCGTGTCGGACGAGACCCTGCTGGTGGTCGCCCTGGAGGGGGCGGCCACGGTGCAGGTGGGGCGGGGCCCGGCCCTCGCGCTGGCCCAGTACGACGCGGTCCTGGTGATGGGCGACTTCATCGACTACATGGACATCTCAGGGCACGTGGCGCTGGTCTGCTTCCGGTAGCCGCCCGCACGGTCAACGGATCCCCAGCTTCACCCACTTCGCCGAGCTGGGGACGCCCTTCGCGTTGAGCAGGAACAGCATGTAGTACCCGGGCGGCGCGTCGGCCGCGGTCGGCGGCGTCCGGAGCCCGATCGCGGTGCCCCGTACGCCGGTGCGCCGGAGCTCCAGGTGGCGCTGGCTGGTGTTCACCGAGTGCGTGACGGTCGTCGGCGCCAGCAGCACGGCGCGCGCCACGTCCTTCGGCGTCGAGCTCGAGACCTCGAATGCCGTGTCGTGGCCGAGCTCGCCCGCCGGAACCCGGTCGAGGGCCGGCCGGGGGCCACGGTGCAGGTAGGCGGGCTCGTAGAGCTCGATGCTGCCGTCCATCCCGTCCCTCATGTCAGGGTCGTTGGCGATCTGCTGGAGCTCGTCCCCGGTGACCATCATCCGGCCGTCGGGCATGATCAGGGCGTTGGAGTGGTAGCCGCGGGGCAGCCGCTGCGCCGGGCCGAGCTTCCAGTGGCCGCGCGCGTCGCGCAGCTCGATCTGCCGGTACTTCAGGTCGGCCTTCGGGTTGAACGGCCCGTTGCCGTAATCCCGGGTGTCGAGCGCTCCGTTGACGGTCAGCAGCGTGCCGTCCGGCAGGATCAGGGTGTCGTCCTGGGTGCGCCCGAAGGCACGCGGCTCCTCGATGGTCCACCGGCCGCCGGACAGCCGGTACGTGTGCGGGTCGCGCGGGTCGCCGCCGAGCACCAGGACGGAATCCGGCCCCCGGAAACCCGCCGGGAGGGGCACGGCGGAGCCGTACCCGCGGAAGTCGGCGGGTCGCCGCGGCAGGTCGGTGCGTACCTCCCTGACCGGGTCGAACAGCCACTGCTGGTCGGCGTCACGGCCCAGCCCGTAGATCATCCCGTCCCGCAGCGAGAAGAGGTGCGGGTAGTCGTTGCGGAACGGGGCGTCCGAGCGCAGCCGTTGCGAGGCGAGGTCCAGCGGGATGTCGAACGCCCGCCGGGGCACGGGGTGGCGCAGCGCGGGGAAGCGCTCGACCACCGGGGTGGGGGTGCCCGTACCGCGCTCGGACTGGCCGGACATGATGATCTGGCGGCCGTCCGCGCCGGTCACGACCGAGGGGTACCAACGGCCCACGGACATGTCCCGGTTGCGGTACCAGATTTCGGTCCACGGGTCGAAGACGAAGGACAGCTTGGCGCCGCTGCCGCCCTTGCCGCCCACGTTGCCGCCGAAGACGCCGACCATCCCGTTGGGCAGGTAGGCGTGCCCGGCGCAGAAGAAGGGTGCCGGGCGCGGGGCGTGGCTGCCGTCGGGCATCAGGACGACGGGCGGGGCCACCTTCTTGAAGGCCTGCGCACCGGTCCCCTTGGCCGGATCCCAGAGGTATGCGCGGCCCGCGTTGGTCCGGCCGACCGTGTTCGTGGGCCCGGTCTCCTTGGTCGGGTTCTCCTCCGTGCGCTCGAAGGAGAAGAGCAGCACCTTGCCCGTCGGCAGCTGGGCCAGGTGCACGCCGAAGTCGGGGGAGGGGAAGTACTGCGTGAACCGTCCGAACTCCGCTGCCGTGAAGCGTGCGTTGGCCTTGGTCTGGGACTCCCGGAGCGCGGTCAGGCTCGCCGTGCGCTTCGTCTGCGGATAGCCCTGGGTTCCCTTGGCCGCCTCGCGCAGCCGCGCGTGCGCCCGGGCGTGGTCCTCGCCGATCACGGCGGCCTCGGCCGTCTCGGCTCCCTCGGTCCGCTCGACGGGGCGGGGCTGCGGAGCCGGCGACATCGCCGTGAGGGTCAGGGCGGAGGCGATCACCCAGGCCGACACTGCGGCGGAGCGGTGCGGGCGGGACATGGAGCTCCTCTGCGTCTCAAGTTCTGATTCGGCAGATATTAGGAGAAAGCAGATATATCGGGTCGATGTGACGCGACGCGGCGCCATTCGGCCGAGCGAGACCGCCAGAAGGATCGTTTCTGCGGTGAACCGCTGCGGCCATAGAGGTGAGACCGCGTACCCGTCGGCCCTCCGCGACCGCCGCGGGGGGCTATCCATGTCGACGTGATCAAGTCGCTCCGTACCGGATTCACCGCAGCCGCCGTGACCGCAGCTCTCGTCACGCTCAGCCCCTCGGCCGGGGCCTCCGCCTCGGCACCTTCCGCCAAGGCTCCCTCCGACCAGGTGACCGTGGACGTCGCCTCCGTCAACGGATCGGGCTGCCGTCCAGGCAGCGCCGCCGTCGCGGTCGCGCCGGACAACACCGCCTTCACCGTCACCTACAGCGAGTACGTGGCCCAGGCCGGCGGGGGAGCCCCCGCCGTCGAAGGGCGCAAGAACTGTCAGCTCTCGCTCGTCGTCCACGTCCCCCAGGGCTACACCTACGCCGTGGCCCAGGTCGACTACCGGGGCTTCGGCAGCCTGCAGGAGGGCGCGATCGGAACACAGAAGGCCAGCTACTACTTCCAGGGCATGAGCCAGACCGCCCAGCGCAGCCACAGGTTCAACGGCGCGTTCGAGGACAACTGGCAGGCCACCGACACCACGGGCGTCGAGGCGCTGGTCTTCGCACCCTGCGGCGAACAGCGCAACTTCAACATCAACACCGAGCTGCGTGCCGAGGTCGGAACCTCCGACCCGGCGCAGACCAGCTTCATGGCGCTCGACTCGACGGACGGTGCCATCAACAGCGTGTACCACTTCTCCTGGAAGCAGTGCCCGGTGGACTGACGGGCAGCACGCCGTGTGCCGGGGCACGCCTTCGGGCAGGCCCCGGCATCCGGCATTCGGCCTCAGGCCGACGCGCGCCGGACCAGCTCGGTGGAAGTGATCACCGGGCGGGGTGCGGGGCGTCCCTCCCGGCCCCCGCTCCCCAAGCTGTCCAGCAGCAGCCGCGCCATCAGGCGCCCCATCCCCTCGATGTCCTGGCGTACGGTCGTCAGCGGCGGATCGGCGCTCTCCGCCACCTGCTCGGCATCGTCGAAGCCGATCACCGCCACGTCCCCGGGTACCGTCCGGCCGTGCTCCCGCAGCACCCGTAGCGCGCCCGTCGCCATCAGGTCGTTCCCCGCGAACACGGCGTCGATCCCGGGCCGGCGGTCCAGCAGTTCGGCCATCGCCCGGGCCCCGCCCGCCACGGTGAAGTCCCCCTCGGCGACCAGTGCGGGATCGGCCTCCGGCAACACGTCCCGGTAGCCGCTCAGCCGGTCGGCCGCCGATGTCTGGTCGAGCGGGCCGGCGATGTGCGCGATCCGCTCGTGGCCCTGCGCCACCAGGTACCGTACGGCCGCGCGTGCTCCCCCGCGGTTGTCCGCGTCCACGTACGCCACCTCGCCGTCGGGCTCGCCCGGCTCCCCGGGCCCGGCGGTCCAGCCCGGCCGGCCGCCGTACACCGTGGGCATGCCGATGCGCCGGGTGATCGCCGGCAGCGGATCGTCGGTGTGCAGGGAGAAGGCGAGCGCTCCGTCGACGTGGCCGCCCGCCAGATAGCGCTCGATCCGGTCGTAGTCTCCCTGGTCCTCCACCAGCAGGAGCACCAACTGCATGTCGTGCGCCGTCAGTTCCTTGCTGATGCCGCGCACCTGCCGGGAGAAGAACGGGTCGGAGAAGATCCGTATCTCCGGCTCGGCGATGATCACCGCGACGGCGCCGGTACGCCGGGTGACCAGGGTGCGGGCCGCGGGGTTCGGCACGTAGCCCAGGTCCCGGATGGCCTCGCGCACCTTCTCCACCAGGTGGGGACGGACTCCGTCGCCGCCGTTGACGACGCGGGACGCGGTGGCCCGGGATACCCCGGCGCGCTCCGCGACCGCCTCCAGGGTGGGGCGGTCCCCGGGACGTGTTTCCGGCACGGGTGCTCCTCCTGGATGTCCGCGGGCGCTGGCCTCGCCCGGGCAGCAGGGTAACCCGTACCGCCGGGAAGGTGATCACCTTCCCGGCGGACGGACCTCACCAGCCGATGCCGAGGGTCAGTCCGGTCGGCGGTTCGGAGTTGCCGAGGATCTGTACGGAGGACTGGTCGTTGATGTCGTCGTAGGGGAATCCGTAGGCCCGCTGGTTCAGGCCGACGGTGTGGAAGAAGCCGGCGTAGTCGTTCTTCGCCGGTCCGGTGTAGTACGCCGCCGGGCTGTACCAGGCGGTGGTGTCGAGGGCGACGCCCCGGCTGAACGCGGCGCAGAACTCCGCGCCGAGCTGCTTCTCGGTGTCGTTGCCCGAGGCCATCGCACCGGCGCAGGCCATGACGTCGGGCGAGGTGGGCTTGCGCAGGGTGAAGGAGCCCGCGCCGTTCTTGCCGAAGGTGAGGGTGGAACCGGTGACCCGCCCGGAGAAGGTCTCGCCTAGGCGGTTCAGGGTGAAGGGGTGGGTGGTGTAGTGGGCCCATGCCTGGTCGATGGCGGCGGTGAGGTGGTCCTGCGCGGCGCCGCCGGGCTGGAAGAGATCCGAGGAACGCGGCGCCAGGATGCGGTAGTTGTTCTGCAGCGGCCTGAACGCGGGGCCGACGGAGGACGCGTACCGCTGCATGACCTCGGCGCGGGTGGCGGTGATGCCCCGGGTGGTGTCGTGGCCGCTGGAGGTCTGGCGCAGCCGTGAGGTGATCGGGAAGCCGAACTGGTCGACCTGGGTGGTGTTCCCGCCGAAGGCGACCTGCCCGTACACGTAGGTGTACTCGTACCAGTCGTAGTACACATCGCTGTTGGGGTCGTCGGGGTTGCGCGGATCGGGGCCGCCCCAGCCCTGGTCGTCGGGGGAGACCGGGATGTACATCGGGGAGCCGAGCGAGAGGTAGATCCGGCCGCCCCGGATCGCCGGCGGGGAGGGGACGGTGCCGCCCACCTGGGCCAGGGTGAAGGACATGTCGGGGTAGTTGACGCCCCGTTTGACCAGGTGGCCGGGGGCGGTGGCGTCCAGGTGGCTGATGTGTGCCATGGTGCCGTCGGGCTTCATGTACGACCACTGGCCGGGCGTCACCTGGCCGAGGACGGTGACGTGGATCTGTGAATCGGCGTACGTGCCCCCGGTGTTGTTCTGGAAGGTGATGGGGAAGCTGCCGGTGCCGCCCCCGCCCTCGCCGCCCCCGCCCCCGCCCCCGCCGCCCCCGGTCCCGCCGACCGTGTGGGTGAAGTGCGGGGTGTCGTAGAGCGGGCCGCCCTTCTCGTACGTGAACCAGTACGGGAGGGCGGAGCCGGGAGCGAAGCCGCTGACGGTCTGCTCCCAGGTGCCCGCGTTGTTCGTCATCCGGAAGTTCTGCTGGCCCAGGCCCCCGCCCGGCAGGTAGTGGACGTCCACCAGGGCGGCCGGGACGGCGGGCTTGAACCAGATCCGGACGGTGCCGGAGCCCTGGGCCGTGACGCCCTGCGTGTAGTCGGCGGCAGCGGAGGCGGAAAAGGCAGCGGAGGCGGCGGCCCCGGCGGCCGCCGGGGCCAGGGCCGGGGAGCCCGCCAGGGCGAGCAGGACGGCCGCCAGGAGCAGCGGGATCCGCCGCAGGAACGTGGTGTTCACGAGCGCTCTCCTCGGTCCGGGCCGGTCAGTGGCCGAAGTCGAACCAGTTGAGGTTCACGAAGTCGGCGCTCTGGCCGCTGGTGAAGGTCAGGTACACGTCGTGGGTGCCCGTGACCGCGCTGATGTTCGCCGGCACCGTGCGCCAGCTCTGCCAGCCGCCGGTGTTGGCCACGGAGAAGCTGCCGACCGGCGCCGCGGTGCGGCTGTCGAGCCGTACCTCGACGAGGCCGCTGACCCCGCCGGCCGCTCCGGAGGCTACGCGTCCGTAGAACTGCCGCGCGGCCGACGGGCCGAAATCGACACCCTTGTAGACGGCCCAGTCACCGTTGCCGAGGGTGGTGAGGTCCTGGCCGCCGCCGGTGTCCGTGGTGTTCTCCTTCGCCACCCCCGCCTGGGAGTCGTACGACTCGGCCTGGATCGGGGCGTAGGCGTCGCGGTTGCCGGCCGGCGGGGTGGTGGGGGGAGTCGTCGGCGGCGTGGTCGGAGGCGTCGTCGGCGGTGTGGTGGGCGGTGTGGTGCCGCCGGTCGAGCGGAGCACGGACACGTAGTCGACGACCATGGGATGACCGGGCTCGGTCGCCGCGTCGGGTCCGCCGCCGAAGGCCGCCGGGAACTCGCCGCCCATCGCGACGTTCAGGATGATGAAGTAGCCGTGGTTCGTGGCGTTGGTCCAGGTGGTGGCGTCCACCTGATCGGCCCGTACCGTATGGAAGTTGATCCCGTCGACGTAGAAGCGCATCTGCTCGGCCGCGGTCGACCGGTCCCACTCCACGGCATAGGTGTGGAAGCCGCCCTGGCAGCTGGTGCCGGGGCAGACGCGCTGCCCGCCGATGCCGGACTTCTCGTTGCAGGGGCCGCCCGGGCTGGTGCCGCAGTGCATGGTCGCCCAGACCTGGTTGATGCCCTGCACGTTCTCCAGGATGTCGAGCTCACCGACGCCCGGCCAGTTCCACCAGTTGCCGCGGTACGGAGCCCCGAGCATCCAGAACGCCGGCCAGTAGCCCTTGGCCGCCGGGCCCGTGACGTTCGGCATCTGTATGCGGGCCTCGGTGCGCAGTGTGCCGCCCACCGGGGGCTGGAAGTCCGAACGCCGGGTCTCCACGCGCCCGGAGGTCCAGTTGCCGGCCGCGTCCCGCCGCGGGGTGATGCGCAGGTTGCCGGTCCCGTCGAGGGAGACGTTGGCGGGGTCGGCGGTCATCGTCTCTATCTCGCCGGTGCCGAATCCCGCGGGCCCGCCGGGGTAGCTCGTACCGGTGGTGTACTGCCAGTCGGCGGTGTTCAGGCCGGAGCCGGCGGGCCCGTTGAAGTCGTCCAGGAACACCTGGGACCAGCCGGCCGGGGTGGGGGGAGCCGTGGCGCCGGCGGGCAGGACGACCGCCACCGAGGCCGCCGCGACCACCGCGATCGTGCTGAGCGCGGCTGAGACGGCCCGCCGGACGGCGGGCCGATTCCTGTCGGATCTCTGACGCATGGGTGCCCTCTCTGGAGCGCCGTGAGGCGCGGTGCGGGGGGAAGTGCCGGGGAGGCGCGCCGTCTTGAGAGCGCTCTCAAGACGCGCCGCTGGACACTGTGCTCCCCGCCCCTTCGGGCGTCAAGACATCGAACCGGGAAAGGGCCTGCGGGCCAACGGAGTTCATTCTTTGAACGTTCTCGGCGCGGACGGCGGGCCGTGCCGACGGGAACCCACCCGTACGGCCCAACCCGCCGCGCCTCATACGGGCGGACCGAGGACCTCGTGCGCACCGGCGAGGTCGTGGACGGCGGCGGCCGTCCCGGTCAGCGGAAGCAGCCCGGAAAGCGGGCACAGCACCGGCATCTCGTGGTCTACCTCCCACTCGCCGACGGCCGCGGCGCCGCGGCTCTTGCGGCCGCCGCCGGTGTCGGTGGTGCAGACGGCGTACAGCCGTCCGGCGCAGCCCCGGCAGAGCAGGGCGTCGTGGCCGGTCACGGCCGGCCCGCCGGGGGCGGCGCCGCCGCCGCGGCCGTCCCGAGAAGGCCCCGGCCGCCCAACGTGCCGGGTCCCCCGCGCGCTTGTAGCGTCGGTCGCGTCAGGAGTCCTGGTGACCCGACAGGAGTCCGCCGGCCGGTGCGCAACCGCGCGATACGCAGAGTGCGCGGCGTACGCAGATACGGATCACGCCCGCGAGGCGCGCCGAGCCGCCCGAGCGCAGCCCGCGCCGGTGCCGGGACGGCCCGTCCTTCACGCCGTCGCGGGGCGTGCGCACCGTACCCGTACGAGAGGCCGTGCCGATGCCGAACGACGTTCCGATATCGAGCGTGCTGCGTGTCGAGAGGGGCCTGGCCGGCCCCGAGGAACTGGCGGCGATCGCCGTCGTGGTCGCCTGCTACGCGGGCCGCACCGCCCATGCCCGCGCCCGGGCGAAGGGCGCCGGGCAGGAAGCCGGCCGGCGGCGCGCCGCCCGCCCGGACGCCGGCTGCTGGGCAGGCTGCTGGGCCTGCCGCTGAACCCCGTCCGCCGGCCGGGCGCACGGCCGGCGGACAGGGAAGCGAAGTGGTCACCTCCGCTGCAACACCGTCGTGAGGACCTCGAGCAGCGTCGCCGCGGGATCCGCGACGGCGCCCTCGGAGCGCCAGGCCACGAACCCGTCCGGGCGTACGAGCAGCGCGCCCTCGGGGTGCATCCCGTGGACCTCGGCCCAGTCGGCGCCCGTCTCCTGGAGCAGGTCGGCGCCCGGCCCGGAGCCGATGGTGTAGGCATCCAGCCGGGCGGCCGGCAGCTGCTCGGCCACCCGTGCGGCCGCATCCCGCCACGGCGTCCCCGCGCCGCTGAGCAGTACGAACGAGCGCTCGTACAGGTCCAGGGCGGAGATCCGCTCACCGGCCCTGAGCAGCCACATGTGCGGGGCCCGGGTGCCGGTGTCACCCATCAGGCGCATCGCCTGGGGGATGATCGGCCGTCCCGGATCGCCGCCGATGACCGCGCCGCGCGGGTAGCAGTAGCCCATCGCCGTGGGCAGCACCCCGCTGCCCGGCCCGCCGCCCATGGTGGGCGGCGGCGCGTACCCCGGGTGGCTGTGCTCCGCCGAACGGGCCGACGCCCGCTCGCTCGTGGCCTTCGCCACCGGCAGCCGCTCGGCCTCGTAGGTGTCGAGCAGCTCGATGCCGGCCGCCCCGTCCAGCACCGCGGCGATCTTCCAGGCCAGGTTGTGCGCGTCCTGGATGCCCGTGTTGGAGCCGAAGGCCCCGGTCGGGGACATCTCGTGGGCCGCGTCACCGGCCAGGAACACCCGGCGGCCGGACGAGTACCGCACCGCCACCCGTTCGGCGGCGTGCCAGGGAGCCTTTCCGCCGATCTCCACATCCAGGTCGGGCACTCCGATGGCGTTGCGGATCTGCTCCACGCACCGCTCGTCGGTGAAGTCCTCCAGGGTCTCGCCCCGGTCCGGGTGCCAGGGGGCGTGGAAGACCCACTGCGTCGCGTTGTCGACCGGCAGCAGCGCCCCGTCCGCTCCCGGCCGCATCAGGTAGCAGACGATGAAGCGCAGATCGCCCAGCACCTCGATGAGCCGCTCCGAGCGGAAGGTGACGCTCACGTTGTGGAACAGCTCGCCGTTACCCGTCTGGGGGATCCCCAGCTGCTCTCTTACGGGGCTGCGCGGCCCGTCGGCGGCGATCAGGAAGTCGGCCCGCACGGTGGTGTGCTCGCCCGTCGTGCGGTTCTTGACCAGGGCGGTCACGCCCGTCGCGTCCTGGTCGAAGCTCATCAGCTCGGTGGAGAACCGGATCTCGGCCCCCTGCGCGCGGCTCTGCGCGGCCAGCACCGGCTCGATGTTGTTCTGGCTGCACAGGCACCAGCCGGTGGGGCTGAACTTGCGCAGCGCCCCCGACGGGTCCACCGACTTGATCAGCCACGTGTGGTCGCCGTCGGTCAGTGACCTGGCCTGCAGAATGCCCTGAACGCCCTCCAGAGCGGATGCCGCATGGCGGATCGCGCGTTCGGCCCCCGCCGTGCGGAAGAGCTCCATGGTCCGGGCGTTGATGCCGCGGCCTCGCGGGTGCGGGGAGGTACCGGAGTGCTTCTCGACCAGAAGGTGCCTCACTCCGTGGCGGCTCAGGAAAAGCGAGGTGGACAGGCCCACGAGGGAGCCGCCCACGACGAGAACCGGTACGCGAACATCGGCGTTGTCTTCCATCAGCTGCGGGCTCCTGTTTTCTGTGTGGGGGAGTGGACTCTTTATGCCCCCGATCGTCCATCAGGCCCGGATGATTCGCCGGTTGTCACCCGCTTGATCCGGACATGTAGCGGTACGTCCCCACCCGGATGACGATGAGCGACAGCGGCTCCCCCTGAGATCTGCCGGTCCGCCGTTCCCGACCGAAGCGGCCGCCGGCCCGGGCGGACGCCACCGGTGACGGACGAGGGGTCCGTACGCGATGGATCTCCACCCCCTCATGAAGGAGTGAGTAGATGACAACCACCCTGTCCGAACGGGTGTCGCAGTCAGCCTTCGACGGCTCCATGCTCCGGGTCGTCCTGCTGATGGACCTCCACGAGGGGACCCAGCAGCAGTTCTTCGAGGCGTACGAAAAGCTCCGCAACGACATCGCGTCGGTCCCGGGCCACATCAGCGATCAGCTGTGCCAGTCCTTCGAGAACCCCTCGCAGTGGCTCATCACCAGCGAGTGGGAGAGTGCGCCCCAGTACCTCGCATGGGTCAACAGCGAGCACCATGCCGAACAGGTCAAGCCGCTCGGTGCCTGCGCGCGCGTCATGCGCCCGCTCAAGTTCACCGTCCTGCGCGAGACCGGCCGCGGCTACGACCAGGCGGCCCGGCCGGCCGGAGCCCGGCTCCAGTCCGCGCCCCGCCTCGGCGCCGGCATCGTCCGCCACGCCCTCACCTTCACCGTCAAGCCGGGCAGCGAGAAGGAGGTCGCGGCCATCCTCTCCAGCTACGCCTCCCCGGCGGCCAAGGTCGACGACCACACCCGGCTCTGCCGGACCTCCCTGTTCATGCACGGCAACCGGGTGGTACGGACCGTGGAGGTCCAAGGCGACCTGATGGCGGCCCTGCGGCACGTCTCCGAGCAGCCCGAGGTACGGGCCGTCGAAGAGGCCATCAACCCCTACCTGGAGCAGGACCGGAACCTGAACGATCCCGAGTCCGCCCGCATGTTCTTCATGCGGGCCGCGCTCCCCGCCGTCCACCACATCGCCGCGGCCGGGGAAGCGGACACCGCGGACGTCACGCGCCACGCGCTGTTCTACCCGGCCAAGCCCGGCTGCGGCCAGGCGCTCGCCCGCTTCCTCGCCGGTCAGGACGAGGCCGCCGCAGCGCGCCCGCAGAGCCCCGTACGGAGCAGCAGCATCTTCCAGCGCGACGACATCGTCGTCCGCCTCGTCGACGTGCGCGGCCC is a genomic window containing:
- a CDS encoding glyoxal oxidase, whose product is MSRPHRSAAVSAWVIASALTLTAMSPAPQPRPVERTEGAETAEAAVIGEDHARAHARLREAAKGTQGYPQTKRTASLTALRESQTKANARFTAAEFGRFTQYFPSPDFGVHLAQLPTGKVLLFSFERTEENPTKETGPTNTVGRTNAGRAYLWDPAKGTGAQAFKKVAPPVVLMPDGSHAPRPAPFFCAGHAYLPNGMVGVFGGNVGGKGGSGAKLSFVFDPWTEIWYRNRDMSVGRWYPSVVTGADGRQIIMSGQSERGTGTPTPVVERFPALRHPVPRRAFDIPLDLASQRLRSDAPFRNDYPHLFSLRDGMIYGLGRDADQQWLFDPVREVRTDLPRRPADFRGYGSAVPLPAGFRGPDSVLVLGGDPRDPHTYRLSGGRWTIEEPRAFGRTQDDTLILPDGTLLTVNGALDTRDYGNGPFNPKADLKYRQIELRDARGHWKLGPAQRLPRGYHSNALIMPDGRMMVTGDELQQIANDPDMRDGMDGSIELYEPAYLHRGPRPALDRVPAGELGHDTAFEVSSSTPKDVARAVLLAPTTVTHSVNTSQRHLELRRTGVRGTAIGLRTPPTAADAPPGYYMLFLLNAKGVPSSAKWVKLGIR
- a CDS encoding DUF4180 domain-containing protein, which codes for MSTLQTINNVSVLMCEAEGEVIAGEREALDCIGDAGYQGAEWVVIPAERFDDAFFRLSTRVAGEIIQKFVQYRVGIIVLGDISRHTEASSALRDFVRECNRGTQTWFLADDAELRGRLAGAEA
- a CDS encoding DUF4360 domain-containing protein, with product MIKSLRTGFTAAAVTAALVTLSPSAGASASAPSAKAPSDQVTVDVASVNGSGCRPGSAAVAVAPDNTAFTVTYSEYVAQAGGGAPAVEGRKNCQLSLVVHVPQGYTYAVAQVDYRGFGSLQEGAIGTQKASYYFQGMSQTAQRSHRFNGAFEDNWQATDTTGVEALVFAPCGEQRNFNINTELRAEVGTSDPAQTSFMALDSTDGAINSVYHFSWKQCPVD
- a CDS encoding LacI family DNA-binding transcriptional regulator; the encoded protein is MPETRPGDRPTLEAVAERAGVSRATASRVVNGGDGVRPHLVEKVREAIRDLGYVPNPAARTLVTRRTGAVAVIIAEPEIRIFSDPFFSRQVRGISKELTAHDMQLVLLLVEDQGDYDRIERYLAGGHVDGALAFSLHTDDPLPAITRRIGMPTVYGGRPGWTAGPGEPGEPDGEVAYVDADNRGGARAAVRYLVAQGHERIAHIAGPLDQTSAADRLSGYRDVLPEADPALVAEGDFTVAGGARAMAELLDRRPGIDAVFAGNDLMATGALRVLREHGRTVPGDVAVIGFDDAEQVAESADPPLTTVRQDIEGMGRLMARLLLDSLGSGGREGRPAPRPVITSTELVRRASA
- a CDS encoding glycoside hydrolase family 16 protein, whose translation is MRQRSDRNRPAVRRAVSAALSTIAVVAAASVAVVLPAGATAPPTPAGWSQVFLDDFNGPAGSGLNTADWQYTTGTSYPGGPAGFGTGEIETMTADPANVSLDGTGNLRITPRRDAAGNWTSGRVETRRSDFQPPVGGTLRTEARIQMPNVTGPAAKGYWPAFWMLGAPYRGNWWNWPGVGELDILENVQGINQVWATMHCGTSPGGPCNEKSGIGGQRVCPGTSCQGGFHTYAVEWDRSTAAEQMRFYVDGINFHTVRADQVDATTWTNATNHGYFIILNVAMGGEFPAAFGGGPDAATEPGHPMVVDYVSVLRSTGGTTPPTTPPTTPPTTPPTTPPTTPPAGNRDAYAPIQAESYDSQAGVAKENTTDTGGGQDLTTLGNGDWAVYKGVDFGPSAARQFYGRVASGAAGGVSGLVEVRLDSRTAAPVGSFSVANTGGWQSWRTVPANISAVTGTHDVYLTFTSGQSADFVNLNWFDFGH
- a CDS encoding acyl-CoA carboxylase epsilon subunit, whose product is MLRVERGLAGPEELAAIAVVVACYAGRTAHARARAKGAGQEAGRRRAARPDAGCWAGCWACR
- a CDS encoding HutD family protein, with protein sequence MRSGAQVRILRAAGRAAAVWKNGGGVTREIAVFPEGAGMDDFVWRASLAEVAADGPFSAFPGIDRTITLAEGAGMDLTVGGVRRLVDERFAPQDFPGDEPTGCRLLSGPVVNFNVMYRRGAAEVATAVVRGRLSRAVVSDETLLVVALEGAATVQVGRGPALALAQYDAVLVMGDFIDYMDISGHVALVCFR
- a CDS encoding MarR family winged helix-turn-helix transcriptional regulator — its product is MSGKSGTAPHAAPAKLQLLELLAAIGTAQWRDFAAAAAHYGLTSTQARVLAQLDGPVPMRGLAKLLVCDASNVTGIVDRLEARELVRREPAPTDRRVKNVVATDAGREVIRRVREEMQATHGALDTLDEAESATLYALLERLRPTMEKDA
- a CDS encoding glycoside hydrolase family 64 protein, with the translated sequence MNTTFLRRIPLLLAAVLLALAGSPALAPAAAGAAASAAFSASAAADYTQGVTAQGSGTVRIWFKPAVPAALVDVHYLPGGGLGQQNFRMTNNAGTWEQTVSGFAPGSALPYWFTYEKGGPLYDTPHFTHTVGGTGGGGGGGGGGEGGGGTGSFPITFQNNTGGTYADSQIHVTVLGQVTPGQWSYMKPDGTMAHISHLDATAPGHLVKRGVNYPDMSFTLAQVGGTVPSPPAIRGGRIYLSLGSPMYIPVSPDDQGWGGPDPRNPDDPNSDVYYDWYEYTYVYGQVAFGGNTTQVDQFGFPITSRLRQTSSGHDTTRGITATRAEVMQRYASSVGPAFRPLQNNYRILAPRSSDLFQPGGAAQDHLTAAIDQAWAHYTTHPFTLNRLGETFSGRVTGSTLTFGKNGAGSFTLRKPTSPDVMACAGAMASGNDTEKQLGAEFCAAFSRGVALDTTAWYSPAAYYTGPAKNDYAGFFHTVGLNQRAYGFPYDDINDQSSVQILGNSEPPTGLTLGIGW